A single region of the Manihot esculenta cultivar AM560-2 chromosome 12, M.esculenta_v8, whole genome shotgun sequence genome encodes:
- the LOC110628912 gene encoding 11S globulin seed storage protein Ana o 2.0101, giving the protein MATPHCFFILSLSLLLLFHGSFSLRQPRDECQVDRINALEPDNRVECEAGVIDSWNPNEDQFQCAGVAVVRWTIEPRGLLLPSYSNAPQLVYIVRGRGVTGISFAGCPETFQESQQPGVSTRVQDKHQKIRRFRQGDIIAIPAGVPHWCYNDGNEPVVAVSVLDVHNGANQLDMNPRVRDDQIPLSIYEIPTKFKVVGHFYVAGNPEDMFRQRFDETRDPRGPRETRRPFMEPTQRECNNLFCGMDTRFLAEAFNVNEQLARKLRNENDVRGNIVRVEGNLQLVRPPRTQQERQEQLQRERGFGRRPNGLEETYCSARIIENIGDPTRADVFVPEAGHVRTVNSHNLPILERMQLSASHVVLRDNSVRLPHLHMNAHSLLYAVRGQAQVQVVDENGNAVFDGNVREGQVLTVPQNFAVVKRTDRDVFEYVAFKTNDNAMTNDLAGRASTMSALPVEVIATAYRLSLEDARRLKFATHETTLKSVRPRPGRWADA; this is encoded by the exons ATGGCTACGCCTCATTGCTTTTTCATCCTTTCTCTTTCCCTACTGCTTCTCTTTCATGGCTCCTTCTCTCTCCGGCAGCCGCGAGATGAGTGCCAGGTGGATAGGATCAATGCCCTTGAACCAGATAACCGTGTTGAATGCGAAGCCGGAGTAATTGATTCTTGGAATCCAAATGAAGATCAGTTCCAGTGTGCTGGAGTCGCTGTTGTCAGGTGGACAATTGAGCCCAGAGGCCTTCTACTGCCATCTTACAGCAATGCTCCTCAACTTGTTTACATTGTCCGAG GTAGAGGTGTGACTGGGATCTCTTTCGCTGGATGCCCTGAAACATTCCAGGAGTCTCAACAACCAGGAGTCAGCACTAGAGTCCAAGACAAACACCAGAAGATTCGACGTTTCCGCCAGGGAGATATCATTGCTATTCCCGCCGGCGTACCTCACTGGTGCTACAACGACGGCAATGAACCCGTTGTTGCAGTTTCTGTCTTGGACGTCCACAACGGAGCCAACCAGCTTGACATGAACCCTAGAGTAAGAGATGATCAAATTCCTCTCTCTATATACGAAATACCCACTAAATTTAAGGTCGTTGGA CACTTCTATGTAGCTGGTAACCCAGAAGATATGTTCCGGCAACGATTCGATGAAACCCGTGATCCTCGAGGCCCACGAGAAACCCGCCGCCCGTTCATGGAGCCAACACAGCGTGAATGCAACAATCTTTTCTGTGGAATGGACACAAGGTTCCTGGCCGAAGCTTTCAACGTCAATGAACAACTGGCTAGGAAGCTTAGGAACGAGAACGACGTCAGAGGCAACATTGTGAGAGTGGAAGGTAACCTTCAGCTAGTGAGGCCACCAAGAACACAGCAAGAGAGACAAGAGCAATTACAGCGAGAGAGAGGATTTGGAAGACGCCCCAATGGCCTGGAGGAGACCTACTGCAGCGCCAGAATTATAGAGAACATCGGTGATCCCACACGAGCCGATGTCTTCGTCCCAGAAGCTGGTCATGTAAGAACAGTAAACAGCCACAACCTCCCTATTCTTGAGAGGATGCAACTCAGCGCTTCCCATGTGGTTCTCCGCGAT AATTCGGTGAGGTTACCACACTTGCACATGAACGCCCACAGCTTACTATACGCGGTGAGAGGTCAAGCGCAGGTTCAGGTGGTGGATGAAAACGGCAATGCTGTCTTCGACGGAAACGTCCGGGAGGGGCAGGTACTGACGGTGCCACAGAACTTTGCAGTGGTGAAAAGGACGGACAGGGATGTATTCGAATATGTAGCGTTCAAGACCAACGACAATGCCATGACAAATGACCTTGCAGGGCGTGCATCGACCATGAGTGCACTGCCAGTGGAGGTGATCGCCACAGCATACAGATTATCGCTGGAGGACGCACGGAGGCTCAAGTTTGCGACCCATGAGACGACCCTGAAAAGCGTAAGGCCTCGACCTGGAAGGTGGGCTGATGCATAA